A window from Gossypium raimondii isolate GPD5lz chromosome 7, ASM2569854v1, whole genome shotgun sequence encodes these proteins:
- the LOC105791866 gene encoding uncharacterized protein LOC105791866, whose translation MVVEVAATARLQWSKPIPPQPPSSSQALVSATSSPSVLCLKSVRRSALFGAHSTTLQRSRCREFLYPRSRTLKRACSASLVDDFSDEEFSKKIQELAPKFQSPDGSDKPISEVNMKDLDSESLKPSWLERGEEIIPSNIERKANSVDLPLSLRIIKRKLQWQEGFRDAGESAYCSMKKAFSSMVFIIRELHSYTLQMRELLFYEDLQGVLVRVQKEMHASFVWLFQQVFSHTPTLMVYVMVLLANYSVHSMGSTAALAAVAAPSSPSASYVSVVEDQKHPKFDFSSIKSFSVTSSIGKTTSIGGSNGGGGKARPIAGGTDGDGLFNAAEQFRTIVPDGASQLSSPGTTGESQTASSTSGRVSREEELSLWNTIVDEASKMQALFSDEMIDNETIKSFISPVMAKMEPDDYHEDYLKTELLYKTELSQEPNNPLLLANYAQFLYLVVRDYDRAEEYFKKAIEVEPADGEAYSKYASFLWRVRKDLWAAEETLLGAISADPTNSYYSAYYAHFLWNTGGDDTCFPLTSPDTTQKEA comes from the exons ATGGTAGTGGAAGTAGCAGCAACGGCGCGTTTACAGTGGTCAAAGCCGATTCCTCCTCAACCTCCATCTTCCTCTCAAGCTCTAGTTTCAGCTACCTCTTCACCTTCTGTTCTTTGTTTGAAGTCGGTTCGCCGGTCAGCTCTGTTTGGTGCTCACTCCACCACTCTCCAGCGCTCCCGATGCCGTGAGTTTCTCTATCCAAGGTCCAGAACTTTAAAAAGAGCTTGCAGTGCTAGTTTAGTCGATGACTTCTCTGATGAAGAATTCTCAAAAAAGATTCAAGAATTGGCTCCCAAATTCCAGTCACCGGACGGCAGTGATAAGCCCATCAGCGAAGTTAACATGAAGGATTTAGATTCTGAATCTTTGAAGCCGTCGTGGTTGGAAAGAGGAGAAGAAATAATCCCATCAAACATAGAACGTAAAGCCAACAGCGTGGATCTTCCGCTTTCGCTTCGGATTATAAAGAGGAAACTACAATGGCAAGAAGGGTTTCGTGACGCAGGGGAGTCGGCTTATTGTTCAATGAAGAAGGCGTTTTCTTCAATGGTTTTTATAATCCGAGAGCTTCATAGTTACACTTTGCAGATGCGAGAGCTTTTGTTTTATGAAGATTTACAAGGGGTTCTTGTTAGAGTTCAAAAAGAGATGCACGCTTCGTTTGTTTGGTTGTTCCAACAGGTCTTTTCTCATACGCCCACTTTGATGGTTTACGTGATGGTCCTGTTAGCTAATTATTCGGTTCATTCTATGGGAAGCACCGCTGCTCTTGCTGCAGTAGCAGCCCCCAGTTCCCCATCTGCCTCTTATGTTTCTGTGGTTGAAGATCAGAAGCACCCAAAGTTCGATTTTTCATCTATAAAGTCGTTTTCAGTAACGTCATCGATCGGGAAAACCACTTCCATTGGCGGAAGCAATGGCGGCGGTGGAAAAGCCAGGCCCATCGCCGGTGGGACCGACGGAGATGGACTCTTCAATGCAGCAGAGCAGTTCAGAACCATTGTTCCCGATGGTGCTTCCCAGTTATCATCTCCAGGAACAACAGGGGAATCGCAAACAGCGTCATCAACTTCAGGACGAGTAAGTAGAGAAGAAGAGCTCAGCCTTTGGAACACTATCGTTGATGAAGCTTCAAAGATGCAAGCTTTATTCAGTGATGAAATGATTGATAATGAAACCATTAAGAGTTTCATTTCACCTGTAATGGCAAAGATGGAACCTGATGACTATCATGAAGATTACTTAAAAACAGAGCTTCTTTATAAAACAGAGTTGTCACAAGAGCCTAACAATCCTCTCCTCCTTGCCAACTATGCCCAGTTTCTCTACCTTGTTGTACGTGATTATGACAG AGCGGAAGAGTACTTCAAGAAAGCGATAGAAGTAGAACCAGCGGACGGTGAAGCATACAGTAAATACGCTAGCTTTTTATGGAGAGTGAGAAAAGATTTGTGGGCAGCTGAGGAAACTTTGTTGGGAGCCATATCAGCAGATCCTACCAACTCTTATTACTCAGCATACTATGCTCATTTCCTATGGAATACTGGTGGAGACGACACTTGTTTCCCTCTTACCTCTCCAGACACTACCCAAAAAGAAGCTTAA